The following coding sequences are from one Leptolyngbya sp. NIES-3755 window:
- a CDS encoding KaiA (similar to AA sequence:cyanobase_aa:LBDG_14850), which produces MTAVSPIARPQLSIGVYVQSPDLVRSIEEMLVNDDRYTLSIAQSETDFFQLAEHQKQQLDCLILQDGKELETSLNHLRNEAILLPIVILHTKERQLDLRFLYHTAELWVSFKELHQIETWIDRAIEEFLKLSPVCQLPDTITPPDVTRDLMAQNFLMLQQRRLTDKLKERLGYLGIYYNRSPKAFLRNLPPQEQAELLEQLRLEYRVIILNYFQDEHDLNERIDNFVNAAFFADVPVSQIVEIHMELMDEFAKQLKLEGRSEEILLDYRLTLIDTIAHLCEMYRRSIPRES; this is translated from the coding sequence TTGACAGCAGTTTCTCCGATCGCTCGTCCCCAGCTTTCAATCGGGGTGTATGTTCAATCTCCCGATCTGGTTCGCTCGATCGAGGAAATGCTCGTGAATGACGATCGCTACACGTTATCGATCGCGCAGTCTGAAACCGATTTTTTCCAACTCGCTGAACATCAAAAACAGCAACTCGACTGTTTGATTTTGCAGGATGGGAAAGAGTTAGAAACCTCGCTGAATCATCTAAGAAATGAAGCAATTTTGCTTCCGATCGTGATTCTTCATACAAAAGAACGACAGCTTGATTTGAGATTTCTCTATCACACGGCTGAACTCTGGGTGTCCTTTAAAGAACTGCATCAGATCGAAACCTGGATTGATCGAGCGATCGAAGAATTTCTCAAACTGTCTCCAGTCTGTCAATTGCCTGATACGATTACGCCACCTGATGTTACCCGTGATTTGATGGCTCAAAATTTTCTCATGCTGCAACAAAGACGACTCACCGATAAGCTCAAAGAGCGCTTAGGCTATCTAGGAATCTATTACAATCGCAGTCCAAAAGCATTTTTGAGGAATCTGCCACCTCAAGAGCAAGCCGAGCTTTTAGAGCAATTACGGCTTGAATACCGCGTGATCATCTTGAACTATTTCCAAGACGAGCACGACTTGAATGAACGGATTGATAATTTTGTCAACGCTGCTTTTTTTGCCGATGTGCCTGTTTCACAAATTGTTGAGATCCACATGGAATTAATGGACGAATTTGCCAAACAGCTAAAATTGGAAGGGCGCAGTGAAGAAATTTTGCTTGACTATCGCCTGACATTGATTGACACGATCGCGCATCTGTGTGAAATGTACCGCCGCTCGATTCCACGCGAATCTTAA
- a CDS encoding KaiC (similar to AA sequence:cyanobase_aa:LBDG_14830), which yields MTSSNPTEQRNPSELAGVHKIRTMIEGFDDISHGGLPIGRTTLVSGTSGTGKTLIAVQFIYNGITQFDEAGVFVTFEESPADIIKNAFSFGWDLQKFIDEGKLFILDASPDPEGQDVVGNFDLSALIERIQYAIRKYKAKRVSIDSVTAVFQQYDAASVVRREIFRLVARLKQVGATTIMTTERVDEYGPVARFGVEEFVSDNVAIVRNVLEGERRRRTIEILKLRGTTHMKGEYPFTITNHGINIFPLGAMRLTQRSSNVRVSSGVTTLDEMCGGGFFKDSIILATGATGTGKTLLVSKFLQEACTRGDRAILFAYEESRAQLSRNAYSWGIDFEDLEQKGLLKIICAYPESAGLEDHLQIIKSEIAEFKPSRIAIDSLSALARGVSNNAFRQFVIGVTGFAKQEEITGFFTNTTDQFMGSHSITDSHISTITDTIIMLQYVEIRGEMSRALNVFKMRGSWHDKGIREYTISAQGPEIKDSFRNFERIISGSPTRIAVDEKSDLSRITKGLRTEDKE from the coding sequence ATGACTTCGAGCAATCCAACCGAACAACGTAATCCATCCGAACTAGCGGGTGTCCATAAGATCCGCACGATGATTGAGGGCTTTGACGATATTAGTCACGGTGGCTTACCCATCGGTCGGACAACTTTAGTCAGCGGGACTTCTGGAACCGGAAAAACCCTGATTGCCGTTCAATTTATCTATAACGGTATTACTCAGTTTGACGAAGCTGGGGTGTTTGTCACCTTTGAAGAATCGCCCGCCGATATTATCAAGAATGCTTTCAGTTTCGGCTGGGATTTGCAGAAGTTTATTGATGAGGGAAAACTCTTTATTCTGGACGCTTCCCCTGATCCAGAGGGTCAAGACGTGGTCGGAAATTTCGATCTTTCTGCCCTGATTGAACGGATTCAATACGCAATTCGGAAATACAAAGCGAAACGAGTGTCGATCGATTCTGTCACCGCTGTTTTTCAACAGTATGATGCAGCTTCGGTAGTTCGTCGTGAAATCTTCCGCTTAGTGGCTCGATTGAAACAAGTCGGTGCAACCACAATTATGACGACCGAGCGCGTGGATGAATATGGTCCAGTAGCGCGATTTGGTGTAGAAGAATTCGTTTCAGACAACGTTGCGATCGTGCGAAATGTACTGGAAGGAGAACGACGCAGAAGAACGATCGAGATTCTGAAACTACGCGGAACCACGCACATGAAAGGCGAGTATCCGTTCACGATTACGAATCATGGCATTAATATCTTCCCGCTGGGTGCGATGAGACTCACTCAGCGATCGTCGAATGTTCGGGTGTCTTCTGGTGTGACTACGCTCGATGAAATGTGCGGCGGCGGATTCTTCAAAGATTCGATCATTCTGGCAACAGGCGCGACTGGAACCGGGAAAACGCTCTTAGTGAGTAAATTCCTGCAAGAAGCTTGTACAAGAGGCGATCGGGCAATTCTATTTGCTTACGAAGAGTCCCGCGCTCAGTTGTCGAGAAATGCTTACTCTTGGGGAATCGACTTCGAGGATTTGGAGCAGAAAGGATTGCTAAAGATTATCTGTGCCTATCCCGAATCGGCAGGGCTTGAGGATCATTTGCAGATCATTAAATCGGAAATTGCCGAATTTAAGCCGTCTCGAATTGCGATCGATTCTCTTTCAGCTTTGGCGCGTGGAGTCAGTAACAATGCCTTCCGTCAATTCGTAATCGGTGTCACTGGATTCGCAAAACAAGAAGAAATCACAGGATTCTTCACGAATACGACTGATCAATTCATGGGTTCTCATTCGATTACGGATTCGCACATTTCAACGATTACCGACACGATTATCATGCTGCAATACGTCGAAATCCGTGGTGAAATGTCGCGAGCTTTGAACGTATTTAAGATGCGTGGATCTTGGCACGATAAGGGAATTCGAGAATATACGATCAGCGCTCAAGGTCCTGAGATTAAAGATTCGTTCCGTAACTTCGAGCGAATTATTAGCGGATCTCCGACTCGAATTGCAGTGGATGAGAAGAGCGATCTTTCCCGGATTACGAAAGGATTGCGGACTGAAGATAAGGAATAG
- a CDS encoding hypothetical protein (circadian clock protein KaiB protein homolog;~similar to AA sequence:cyanobase_aa:MAE31740): MKYMSALKKTYVLKLYVAGNTPNSVRALKTLNNILEKEFQGVYALKVIDVLKNPQLAEEDKILATPTLAKILPPPVRKIIGDLSDREKVLIGLDLLYEELREEESESE; this comes from the coding sequence ATGAAATACATGAGTGCTTTGAAGAAAACATACGTCCTCAAGCTCTATGTGGCAGGCAACACGCCCAACTCGGTACGGGCGCTGAAAACCCTAAACAACATTCTGGAAAAGGAGTTTCAAGGCGTATACGCGCTAAAAGTGATCGATGTATTAAAAAATCCTCAACTGGCTGAGGAAGATAAAATTCTTGCAACTCCGACCCTGGCTAAAATTTTGCCTCCTCCTGTTCGTAAAATTATTGGTGATTTGTCCGATCGAGAGAAGGTGCTGATTGGATTAGATTTGCTCTACGAAGAACTGCGCGAAGAAGAATCTGAGTCAGAATAG